From Acidovorax sp. FHTAMBA, one genomic window encodes:
- a CDS encoding GGDEF domain-containing protein — translation MADRPPSDIARETLKQLAARRLPPTPDNYLALYDEIAGSRSVQPFPEGPLSQILRVLPGQTPAQKRLLGQFERAVSQKDWTSLQSVLVGYANLGLSPAAAAAAPVETPPDPRTSPGVLPDEFAQMLARLIDNTLPALGEDDARVIEMAQKLIAFLKEPAPPISTVQLMLGNFTYRLSFATEEQASIRAGLLELLHMVFENIAVLSTEDRWLQGQAEALMAASTPPLTLRRLDDVQRRLKDVIFKQTEAKARTVEAQEQMKDMLATFIDRLAAITASSSSYQGTMARCADLIGKANTLEEIAPVLQEVMSATRAMALDSRVAHDELQDLRERTEAKRAEVARLQEELDRASAQARHDPLTGSLNRKGLDEAMEREIARARRLGSPLCLALLDVDNFKTINDRLGHSGGDAALVHLAQVTREVMRPQDLLARYGGEEFVLVLPDTLAASGVTAMTRLQRELTTRFFLQGTEKVLITFSAGVAQLHDNESSADAIIRADKAMYLAKRSGKNRVMAA, via the coding sequence ATGGCCGACCGACCACCTTCCGACATCGCGCGCGAGACGCTCAAACAGCTGGCGGCCCGCCGTCTGCCCCCCACGCCCGACAACTATCTGGCGCTGTACGATGAAATCGCCGGAAGCCGCAGCGTGCAGCCGTTTCCGGAAGGCCCGCTCAGCCAGATCCTGCGCGTGCTGCCGGGCCAGACCCCCGCGCAGAAGCGCCTTCTCGGCCAGTTTGAACGTGCCGTCAGCCAGAAAGACTGGACTTCGCTCCAAAGCGTGCTGGTGGGCTATGCCAACCTGGGGCTGAGCCCTGCTGCCGCCGCGGCGGCCCCCGTAGAAACCCCGCCCGACCCCCGCACCAGCCCTGGCGTGCTGCCGGACGAGTTTGCGCAGATGCTGGCCCGCCTGATCGACAACACCCTGCCCGCGCTGGGCGAAGACGACGCCCGCGTGATCGAGATGGCGCAAAAGCTCATCGCGTTTCTGAAGGAGCCTGCGCCGCCCATCTCTACCGTCCAGCTCATGCTGGGCAACTTCACCTACCGGCTGTCATTTGCCACCGAGGAGCAGGCATCCATACGCGCCGGCCTGCTGGAGCTGCTGCACATGGTGTTCGAGAACATCGCCGTGCTCAGCACCGAAGACCGCTGGCTGCAAGGCCAGGCCGAGGCGCTGATGGCCGCCTCCACCCCGCCCCTCACGCTGCGCCGCCTGGACGACGTGCAGCGGCGCCTGAAAGACGTGATCTTCAAGCAGACCGAGGCCAAGGCGCGCACCGTGGAAGCGCAGGAGCAGATGAAGGACATGCTGGCCACCTTCATCGACCGACTGGCCGCCATCACGGCGTCCAGCTCCAGCTACCAGGGCACGATGGCGCGGTGTGCCGACCTGATCGGCAAGGCCAACACGCTGGAAGAAATCGCGCCCGTGCTGCAAGAGGTCATGTCGGCCACCCGCGCGATGGCGCTGGACAGCCGTGTAGCCCACGACGAACTGCAGGACCTGCGCGAGCGCACAGAAGCCAAACGCGCCGAAGTCGCCCGGCTGCAGGAAGAACTCGACCGCGCCAGCGCCCAGGCGCGGCATGACCCGCTGACCGGTTCGCTCAACCGCAAGGGCCTCGATGAAGCCATGGAGCGCGAAATCGCGCGTGCACGCCGCCTGGGCTCGCCCCTGTGCCTGGCCCTGCTCGACGTGGACAACTTCAAGACCATCAACGACCGACTGGGCCACTCGGGCGGAGACGCCGCCCTGGTGCACCTGGCGCAGGTCACGCGCGAAGTGATGCGGCCGCAGGATTTGCTGGCACGGTACGGCGGCGAAGAATTCGTGCTGGTGCTGCCCGACACCCTGGCCGCCAGCGGCGTGACCGCCATGACACGCCTTCAGCGCGAACTCACCACACGGTTCTTCCTGCAAGGCACTGAAAAAGTGCTCATCACCTTCAGCGCCGGCGTGGCCCAGTTGCACGACAACGAAAGCAGCGCCGACGCCATCATCCGCGCCGACAAGGCCATGTACCTTGCCAAGCGCTCGGGCAAGAACCGTGTGATGGCAGCCTGA
- a CDS encoding gamma-glutamyltransferase family protein, which translates to MPQAFSPSPLTSPRLGRKLLATAALAAVAALAGCASAPSQFAYTVPAQPEGSSGYTEKPGWATEKFAVAAANPLATDAGYQVLKAGGSAIDAAIAVQMVLTLVEPQSSGIGGGAFLLHSTGKTVEAYDGRETAPAAADEKLFLGADGKPVPFYDGVVGGRSVGVPGTVRMLEMAHKQHGKLPWASLFQPAITLAEGGFKVSARLNTLVKADAHLKKDPVAAAYFYKPDGDARDVGFNLRNPELAAVLRRIAAEGSKALHEGEIAQAIVDKVQKHPTNPGKLSMADLAGYQPKKREALCHDYQVQAKDFRVCGFPPPSSGAIAIGQILGILKNTDAAAKPLQDGIPSADWLHLYTEAARLAFADRALYVADPDFVQPPGGSWSSLIAPAYLAERAKLIGTQSMKVAQPGNPAAVKTGYAPMPDQPEYGTSHISIVDAHGNAVAMTTTIEDAFGARQMVKGFLLNNELTDFSFAPNDAQGQPIANRVQPGKRPRSSMAPTLVFDKATGEFLMSGGSPGGAAIIHYTAKTLYGVFNWGLMPQQAINLPNFGSMNGPTLLEEKRFPPATVEALRARGAEVREMNMTSGLQAITLGNAHGKKLWMGGADPRREGVVMGD; encoded by the coding sequence ATGCCCCAAGCCTTCTCGCCCAGCCCGCTCACCTCGCCCCGCCTGGGCCGCAAACTGCTCGCCACTGCCGCCCTGGCCGCCGTGGCAGCGCTCGCGGGCTGCGCCAGCGCCCCCTCGCAGTTCGCCTACACCGTGCCCGCCCAACCCGAGGGTTCATCGGGCTACACCGAAAAACCCGGCTGGGCCACCGAGAAGTTCGCCGTGGCCGCCGCCAACCCGCTGGCCACCGACGCGGGCTACCAGGTCCTCAAGGCCGGTGGCTCAGCCATCGACGCTGCCATCGCCGTGCAGATGGTGCTGACGCTGGTAGAGCCCCAGTCCAGCGGCATCGGCGGCGGCGCCTTCCTGCTGCACAGCACCGGCAAGACCGTAGAGGCCTATGACGGCCGCGAGACCGCCCCCGCCGCTGCCGACGAAAAACTGTTCCTGGGCGCCGATGGGAAACCCGTGCCGTTCTACGACGGTGTGGTGGGCGGCCGATCGGTGGGCGTGCCCGGCACCGTGCGCATGCTGGAGATGGCGCACAAGCAGCACGGCAAGCTACCCTGGGCCAGCCTGTTCCAGCCCGCCATCACCCTGGCCGAAGGCGGCTTCAAGGTCAGCGCACGGCTGAATACTTTGGTGAAGGCCGACGCCCACCTCAAGAAAGACCCCGTCGCCGCCGCCTACTTCTACAAGCCCGATGGCGACGCACGCGACGTGGGCTTCAACCTGCGCAACCCCGAGCTGGCCGCCGTGCTGCGCCGTATCGCCGCCGAAGGCAGCAAGGCCCTGCACGAAGGCGAGATCGCCCAGGCCATCGTCGACAAGGTGCAAAAACACCCCACCAATCCCGGCAAGCTCAGCATGGCCGACCTGGCGGGCTACCAGCCCAAAAAGCGCGAAGCCCTGTGCCACGACTACCAGGTGCAGGCCAAAGACTTCCGCGTGTGCGGCTTCCCGCCGCCCAGCTCAGGCGCCATTGCCATCGGGCAGATCCTGGGCATCCTGAAAAACACCGACGCCGCCGCCAAGCCGCTGCAAGACGGCATCCCGTCGGCCGACTGGCTGCACCTGTACACCGAGGCCGCCCGCCTGGCCTTTGCCGACCGCGCCCTCTACGTGGCCGACCCCGACTTTGTGCAGCCCCCCGGCGGCAGCTGGAGCAGCCTGATCGCCCCCGCCTACCTGGCCGAACGCGCCAAGCTCATCGGCACGCAAAGCATGAAGGTTGCCCAGCCCGGCAACCCGGCCGCCGTGAAGACCGGCTACGCCCCCATGCCCGACCAGCCCGAATACGGCACCAGCCATATCAGCATCGTCGATGCCCACGGCAACGCCGTGGCCATGACCACCACCATCGAAGACGCCTTTGGTGCCCGCCAGATGGTCAAGGGCTTTTTGCTGAACAACGAACTCACCGACTTCAGCTTTGCCCCCAACGACGCGCAAGGCCAGCCCATTGCCAACCGCGTGCAGCCCGGCAAGCGCCCCCGCTCCTCGATGGCGCCCACGCTGGTGTTCGACAAGGCCACGGGCGAATTCCTGATGAGTGGCGGCAGCCCCGGCGGGGCAGCCATCATCCACTACACCGCCAAGACGTTGTACGGCGTCTTCAACTGGGGCCTGATGCCCCAGCAGGCCATCAACCTGCCCAACTTCGGCTCCATGAACGGCCCCACCCTGCTGGAAGAAAAACGATTCCCGCCCGCGACGGTGGAGGCCCTGCGCGCGCGCGGTGCCGAGGTGCGCGAGATGAACATGACGAGCGGCCTGCAGGCCATCACCCTGGGCAACGCGCATGGCAAGAAACTGTGGATGGGTGGGGCCGACCCGCGGCGTGAAGGGGTGGTGATGGGGGATTGA
- a CDS encoding GNAT family N-acetyltransferase, which produces MNITIREAAVRDTSSVAELFDLYRQFYEQPADLPRATAFIADRINGNESVILLATSQEAGPVGFCQLYPTFCSVEAQPIYTLYDLFVLPIARRSGVGKMLLQAAENRAMSDGKARMDLTTARTNRQAQQLYESMGWVRDEVFFAYSRHVDKQSAS; this is translated from the coding sequence TTGAACATCACCATCAGGGAAGCCGCAGTTCGAGACACCAGCTCCGTTGCGGAGTTGTTTGACCTTTATCGTCAGTTCTACGAACAACCCGCCGACCTCCCTCGCGCTACCGCGTTCATCGCCGATCGAATCAATGGGAACGAGTCGGTCATTCTGCTCGCCACCTCCCAAGAGGCTGGGCCGGTTGGCTTCTGCCAGCTTTACCCAACATTCTGTTCGGTTGAGGCGCAACCCATATACACGCTCTACGACCTCTTCGTCTTACCCATCGCGCGCAGGAGTGGAGTTGGAAAAATGCTGCTGCAAGCCGCAGAGAACCGCGCCATGTCGGACGGCAAGGCGCGAATGGATCTCACAACAGCAAGAACCAACCGTCAGGCGCAACAACTTTATGAGTCCATGGGCTGGGTTCGCGATGAAGTGTTCTTCGCCTATAGCCGCCATGTGGACAAGCAATCAGCGTCATGA
- a CDS encoding TIGR02391 family protein: MPTQWKNEEDLSEGIRKLMYRMDALGAPSLKSDIQANAVSVSVQESAFRNTIREVFGADSPEFEEFGNVQMLQGPLRVGMSAGEVALARLRGRDYMVHVLSELIQRLQQKIIELRRRIEAGSLPSASEELHPVIATATKDLVASGHAWEALFAAGKALVLHVKQRSGRTDLDGVALMRTVFSKNSPILKFNELATASDLDEQEGMMHLYEGAVMALRNPGGHGFPTGPDERAMQYIQFLSLLAARVDEATR, from the coding sequence GTGCCGACGCAGTGGAAGAATGAGGAGGACTTGTCGGAGGGCATCCGGAAGCTCATGTATCGGATGGACGCGCTTGGAGCGCCCAGCCTAAAGAGTGACATCCAGGCAAATGCGGTGAGCGTGAGCGTGCAGGAGTCAGCCTTTCGGAACACCATCCGGGAGGTGTTCGGTGCCGACTCTCCTGAGTTCGAAGAGTTTGGTAATGTTCAGATGCTCCAAGGGCCGCTACGCGTAGGGATGTCCGCCGGCGAAGTGGCGCTCGCAAGACTTCGCGGGCGTGACTACATGGTCCACGTACTCTCTGAGCTTATTCAGCGCCTGCAGCAGAAGATCATCGAACTTCGCAGGCGTATTGAAGCGGGCTCTCTACCGTCTGCGTCCGAAGAGCTTCATCCCGTAATTGCCACGGCGACGAAGGATCTGGTGGCTAGCGGGCACGCCTGGGAAGCGCTCTTCGCTGCAGGGAAGGCTTTGGTGCTGCATGTGAAGCAGCGTTCTGGGCGGACTGACCTAGACGGTGTGGCGTTAATGCGCACTGTGTTCTCGAAGAACAGTCCAATCCTGAAGTTCAACGAGCTTGCTACGGCTTCGGATTTGGACGAGCAAGAAGGAATGATGCACCTTTACGAGGGAGCGGTGATGGCGCTGAGGAATCCCGGTGGTCACGGATTCCCCACAGGGCCGGACGAGCGAGCCATGCAGTACATCCAGTTTCTAAGCCTTCTCGCAGCCAGAGTCGATGAGGCGACGAGATAA
- a CDS encoding sulfite exporter TauE/SafE family protein, with the protein MDGVWWVVVLGAAAAGFVQGLSGFGFSMVAMSFWAWTLEPRLAAVLAVCGALTGQIVAAATVRRGFDTARLLPFVLGGLAGIPLGVALLPRLDMDAFKLVLGTLLVLWCPAMLLARQLPHITAGGRVADAAVGLSGGVMGGLGGFTGVLPTLWCTLRGLDKDVQRAIIQNFNLAMLLVTFATYASTGLITRATLPLLALVIPAMLVPSLLGTRLYLGISEARFKQVVLGLLTLSGAAMLVASLPKLLARWG; encoded by the coding sequence ATGGACGGCGTATGGTGGGTGGTGGTGCTGGGCGCGGCGGCCGCGGGCTTTGTGCAAGGCCTGTCGGGCTTTGGCTTCAGCATGGTGGCCATGTCCTTCTGGGCCTGGACTTTGGAGCCCCGCCTTGCCGCCGTGCTGGCCGTGTGCGGCGCACTCACCGGGCAGATCGTTGCGGCCGCAACGGTGCGGCGCGGCTTTGACACAGCCCGCCTGCTCCCTTTTGTGCTGGGCGGCTTGGCGGGCATCCCCCTGGGTGTGGCCTTGCTGCCCCGGCTGGACATGGACGCCTTCAAGCTCGTGCTGGGCACGCTGCTGGTGCTGTGGTGCCCGGCCATGCTGCTGGCCCGCCAGCTTCCCCACATCACCGCTGGCGGCCGCGTGGCGGATGCGGCCGTGGGCCTCTCGGGCGGTGTGATGGGCGGCCTGGGCGGCTTCACCGGCGTGCTGCCCACGCTGTGGTGCACCCTGCGCGGGCTCGACAAGGACGTGCAGCGCGCCATCATCCAGAACTTCAACCTGGCCATGCTGCTGGTGACCTTCGCCACCTACGCCTCCACCGGCCTCATCACCCGCGCCACGCTGCCCCTGCTGGCACTGGTGATTCCGGCCATGCTGGTGCCGTCACTGCTCGGCACCCGGCTGTACCTGGGCATCAGCGAGGCGCGGTTCAAGCAGGTGGTGCTGGGGCTGCTCACGCTGTCAGGCGCGGCGATGCTGGTGGCGAGTTTGCCGAAGCTGTTGGCAAGGTGGGGGTGA